From a region of the Cucumis sativus cultivar 9930 chromosome 6, Cucumber_9930_V3, whole genome shotgun sequence genome:
- the LOC101214553 gene encoding UPF0496 protein At3g49070: protein MWTKFSPSKIINTTKLSQSFLEQEIIRKKHKKSFNVDDEYLCTLRTQSFAEFFINPESPPSSASTAVDCCWRFSETILLQPGQLEPAPSILESSFILMLPELKGLFTDYFNLSAKASNLCTRLLSNFKLTRSTSRCIQESLDSIEKCFSSETVESIASNVLALRPPFSDLEKRDFALIHDDYTAISHRLNCTRKKVARKMRWMKIIDGITCGLNAITTRTLTDLVKAADGGPGVFGRKLLRHEMLRNGGLEKVGEKLEAAAKGSYILKRELETTSRLVVRLGDAVDNGKAMVRLFGGRKKEDKFGVGVAMDEVKKNNVKIRKRVEDVEEHLCLCIVAINRSKASMIN from the coding sequence ATGTGGACAAAATTTAGCCCTTCAAAAATCATTAATACTACCAAACTTTCTCAATCATTCTTAGAACAAGAAATTATCAGAAAGAAGCACAAAAAAAGCTTCAATGTTGATGACGAATACCTTTGTACATTGAGGACCCAATCCTTCGCTGAATTCTTCATAAATCCTGAATCGCCGCCCTCCTCCGCCTCAACCGCCGTTGATTGCTGCTGGAGATTCTCGGAAACAATCTTGTTGCAGCCTGGTCAGTTAGAACCCGCTCCTTCAATTCTCGAATCCTCGTTTATTCTGATGTTGCCGGAGCTTAAAGGTCTGTTCACCGATTACTTCAATCTCAGTGCCAAAGCTTCAAATCTCTGCACTCGTCTTCTCTCGAACTTCAAATTAACTCGATCTACATCCCGCTGCATTCAAGAATCGCTCGATTCGATCGAGAAATGTTTTTCGTCAGAGACGGTTGAATCGATCGCCTCTAACGTTCTCGCATTGAGACCGCCATTTTCCGATCTGGAAAAACGCGATTTCGCGTTAATCCACGACGATTACACGGCGATTTCTCATCGACTAAACTGCACGAGGAAGAAGGTAGCGAGAAAAATGAGATGGATGAAAATCATCGATGGAATTACCTGTGGATTGAACGCTATTACAACTCGCACTCTGACAGACTTAGTAAAGGCAGCAGATGGAGGTCCAGGAGTTTTCGGGAGAAAGCTTCTCCGTCATGAGATGCTTCGAAATGGGGGTCTTGAGAAAGTAGGAGAAAAACTGGAGGCGGCGGCGAAGGGGAGTTATATACTGAAGAGAGAGTTGGAGACGACGAGTAGACTGGTGGTACGGCTGGGGGACGCGGTGGATAATGGGAAGGCGATGGTGCGGTTGTTTGGGGGAAGGAAGAAGGAGGATAAATTTGGAGTGGGGGTGGCGATGGATGAGGTGAAGAAGAACAATGTGAAGATTAGAAAGCGAGTTGAAGATGTTGAAGAGCATTTGTGTTTGTGCATTGTGGCCATTAATAGAAGCAAAGCTTCTATGATTAACTAA